In a single window of the Gadus chalcogrammus isolate NIFS_2021 chromosome 20, NIFS_Gcha_1.0, whole genome shotgun sequence genome:
- the tpt1 gene encoding translationally-controlled tumor protein homolog gives MLIYKDIVSGDEMFTDIYKIKETEDGFFIEVEGAMVTRSGGDISESLIGGNKSAEEQVEDFDKVTESGVDIVLNSKLQETILNKKSFKVYIKDYVKELTAKLQETKPERVEPFMKQIGDRVRDIMANIKNYQFFTGDSMNPLGMLGMLDFREDGVTPFMIFFKDGLEVEKV, from the exons ATGCTGATCTACAAGGACATAGTCTCAG GTGATGAGATGTTCACCGACATCTACAAGATCAAGGAAACTGAAGATGGGTTTTTCATCGAGGTGGAAGGAGCG ATGGTCACCAGGTCGGGAGGTGACATCAGCGAATCTCTCATCGGAGGAAACAAATCTGCAGAAGAACAGGTGGAAGACTTCGACAAAGTCACAGAATCGGGTGTGGATATTGTGCTTAATTCAAAACTGCAGGAGACCATTTTAAACAAGAAAAGCTTCAAAGTCTACATCAAGGACTATGTCAAGGA acTCACAGCCAAACTGCAGGAGACCAAGCCAGAGAGAGTGGAACCTTTCATGAAGCAAATTGGCGACCGGGTCCGGGATATTATGGCTAACATTAAGAACTaccag tTTTTCACAGGTGATTCAATGAACCCCCTGGGCATGTTGGGCATGCTTGACTTCCGTGAGGATGGCGTCACCCCATTCATGATTTTCTTCAAGGATGGTCTGGAGGTCGAGAAAGTT taA